The Arctopsyche grandis isolate Sample6627 chromosome 5, ASM5162203v2, whole genome shotgun sequence genome includes a window with the following:
- the LOC143911870 gene encoding uncharacterized protein LOC143911870 — MQKMAETDSTATYNELKEKLIGLGLFEGGMTIKDMLNLLAAVENSYYSANEEMRSRDIKVSSVTTGMKRHYISVLERRMPWSLFPIPEELSVEQRAQILAAYKEQQSVSRYRKSKCSLAFSEWSSAFNIPLSKTKMLTDFQSASRQSRSGRLLKSTPHYVDDGSDTESSYAKKKMKKKMKKLSNDEIIAHSSLFRDAIVDIEKETKSKISAVENKIPKNDVNNVDNFSNNYTTIFNKNDILDVDLNTDEKSHSVIEDVKKDTLNARNRPKRLKMSAVE, encoded by the exons ATGCAAAAAATGGCTGAAACAGACTCCACAGCTACTTATAACGAATTAAAAGAGAAATTAATAG gtttaGGTCTCTTTGAAGGGGGTATGACTATAAAAGACATGTTAAATTTGTTGGCAGCCGTTGAAAATTCGTACTACTCTGCTAATGAAGAGATGCGTAGTCGAGATATAAAA gtTTCATCGGTAACTACTGGTATGAAAAGACATTATATAAGTGTATTGGAACGACGTATGCCGTGGAGTCTCTTTCCAATTCCCGAAGAGTTGTCTGTCGAGCAGCGAGCGCAAATTCTTGCGGCTTATAAAGAGCAACAGAGTGTGTCTCGATATCGTAAATCAAAATGTTCACTAGCATTTTCTGAATGGAGTAGCGCATTTAACATTCCTTTGTCCAAAACTAAAATGCTAACAGATTTTCAATCAGCCAGTCGTCAAAGTCGTAGTGGACGTTTGCTCAAGAGTACCCCGCACTATGTCGACGATGGTTCCGACACAGAATCCTCTTATGCCAAaaagaaaatgaagaaaaagatgaaaaaattaAGCAATGATGAAATTATCGCCCACTCTTCTTTATTTAGAGACGCGATAGTGGATATTGAAAAAGAAACGAAATCCAAAATCTCGgctgttgaaaataaaattccgaaaaatgatgtaaataatgtcgacaatttttcaaataattatactacaatttttaataagaatGATATATTAGATGTTGATTTGAATACGGATGAAAAATCACATAGTGTCATTGAAGATGTTAAGaag gaTACATTGAATGCTAGAAATAGACCTAAAAGATTGAAAATGTCAGCGGTAGAATAG